In Hwangdonia lutea, a single window of DNA contains:
- a CDS encoding CAP domain-containing protein, with protein sequence MKTYYLRNWFVLLYFAVLSCTVSCSKNDSAEDIEKREALTIKENIFQLVNAHRAVIGKEPLATNYLASQLAEEHTRYMITQNDISHDNFDDRADRLFDEENAKSVGENVAAKQRSAKDVMEAWLNSTGHRENIEGDFTHIGISAVKNDVGQYYYTQLFLKQ encoded by the coding sequence ATGAAAACCTATTATTTAAGAAACTGGTTTGTTTTATTGTACTTTGCCGTATTATCATGTACGGTTTCATGCTCCAAGAATGATTCCGCTGAAGATATTGAAAAGCGTGAAGCACTTACCATTAAAGAAAACATATTCCAATTAGTTAATGCTCATCGGGCAGTTATTGGTAAAGAACCACTTGCTACAAATTATCTAGCCAGCCAATTAGCCGAAGAACACACCCGCTATATGATAACGCAAAACGATATTAGTCATGACAATTTTGATGACAGAGCCGACAGATTGTTTGATGAGGAAAACGCTAAAAGCGTAGGCGAAAATGTTGCTGCCAAACAAAGGTCTGCAAAAGACGTTATGGAAGCTTGGTTAAATAGCACAGGGCATCGCGAAAATATTGAAGGCGATTTTACACATATTGGCATTAGTGCCGTTAAAAATGATGTGGGACAGTATTATTATACCCAACTTTTTTTGAAACAGTAA
- a CDS encoding isoaspartyl peptidase/L-asparaginase family protein, protein MKKIIFLWSVLFVFSACKNVENNTEETTKMPKQEFAIIIHGGAGTILKKNMSAEMESAYKQKLEEAIRVGYNILKNGGSSLDAVTKTINVMEDSPLFNAGKGAVFSNEGTNEHDASIMDGNTLNAGASAGTTTVKNPIDLARAVMDKSPHVMLSGKGADAFAKEQNLQIVDPDYFYTERRFKSLQNIKDKEKTELDHDTKVSFYDADIKDAKFGTVGCAALDKNGNLASGTSTGGMTNKRWGRIGDSPIIGAGTYANNNTCAVSSTGWGEYFIRGMVAYDISALMEYKGLSLKEASKEVIQNKLTKLGGTGGIVAIDINGNMVAEFNTAGMYRATMDDKGELTIGIYEQ, encoded by the coding sequence ATGAAAAAAATTATCTTTTTATGGTCTGTTTTATTCGTTTTCAGCGCTTGTAAAAATGTTGAAAATAATACTGAAGAAACCACCAAAATGCCAAAACAAGAATTTGCTATAATCATTCACGGAGGTGCGGGCACGATTTTAAAAAAGAACATGTCTGCCGAAATGGAAAGCGCTTACAAACAGAAATTAGAAGAAGCCATTCGCGTGGGTTATAATATTTTGAAAAACGGCGGAAGCAGTTTGGATGCCGTAACCAAAACCATAAATGTTATGGAGGATTCGCCGCTTTTTAATGCTGGGAAAGGTGCTGTTTTTTCAAATGAAGGAACCAACGAACACGATGCCTCGATAATGGATGGAAACACTTTGAATGCAGGTGCTTCCGCTGGAACAACAACCGTTAAAAACCCCATTGATTTGGCGCGAGCCGTAATGGACAAATCGCCTCATGTAATGCTCTCTGGAAAAGGTGCGGATGCCTTTGCTAAAGAACAAAATTTGCAAATTGTTGACCCAGATTATTTTTATACCGAAAGACGATTTAAATCCCTTCAAAACATAAAAGATAAAGAAAAAACAGAATTGGATCACGATACTAAAGTGTCATTTTACGATGCCGATATTAAAGATGCAAAATTTGGAACGGTAGGTTGTGCGGCACTCGATAAAAACGGGAATTTAGCTTCTGGAACTTCAACAGGCGGCATGACCAACAAACGCTGGGGGCGCATTGGCGATTCGCCCATAATTGGGGCTGGCACTTATGCCAATAATAACACCTGCGCCGTATCGAGCACGGGTTGGGGCGAGTATTTTATTCGTGGTATGGTGGCTTACGATATTTCTGCGCTTATGGAGTACAAAGGCTTGTCGCTTAAAGAAGCTTCAAAGGAAGTCATTCAAAATAAACTGACTAAACTTGGTGGCACCGGTGGTATTGTTGCCATTGACATAAATGGGAATATGGTAGCCGAATTCAATACAGCTGGGATGTACCGTGCGACTATGGACGATAAAGGCGAATTGACTATCGGGATTTATGAACAATAA
- a CDS encoding endonuclease domain-containing protein, whose protein sequence is MRKIIPYNPDLVPLAKNLRNNMTVGEIALWREIKAKKIGARFSRQIPIDNFIVDFYCKDLGLAIEVDGSIHFEEGHQENDAKRQKRIESFGITMIRFRDLDVKNNLSWVLTEIEKTIEELKTHP, encoded by the coding sequence ATGAGAAAAATAATTCCATATAATCCAGATTTAGTTCCGCTTGCCAAAAATCTTCGCAACAACATGACTGTGGGAGAAATAGCTTTATGGCGTGAAATAAAGGCTAAAAAAATTGGTGCAAGATTCAGTAGGCAAATCCCTATAGATAATTTTATAGTTGATTTTTATTGTAAAGATCTTGGGTTAGCTATTGAAGTAGATGGTTCAATTCACTTTGAAGAAGGCCATCAAGAAAATGATGCTAAGAGGCAAAAGCGCATAGAATCGTTTGGAATTACAATGATTAGGTTTAGAGATTTGGATGTTAAAAATAATCTTAGTTGGGTGTTGACAGAAATTGAGAAAACCATTGAGGAATTAAAAACCCACCCCTAG